ACTTGTTTTCAATCACCAGCGAGGGACTGGTGAAATCACCACTACCACCTAACGTTCCAGTACCTGAAATTTGTGTCCACTCACCCGCTTTCGCCGTTCCGGTCGCAATCTGGTCACATCCGGAACCATTACCCGAACAAACAGTGATATTGAATTCACCGTCTTCCGTGGCCTTGACCCACATACTTCCGGTATATGTCTGTCCTTTTTCCACCTTGCCATCAAGAGACTGGATTGCACCAGCATCAGAGGATGTACGATCAGTAACGCTCAAGGCGCCACTGCCACCATGCACATCATCCGCAGTGACGGCAATGGACGATGCGGAGCTATTCCACACCGTTCCAGACTTCCAACCATTAAGATCGTCTTCGAATCCGCCGTTGACGACCAATTCGACGGGTTCATCGGCCGACGCCGCAGTCACTCCGATAGTCGCTGGAAATACAGCCCCCATGCAACACAGCACGGATGCAGCCGCAGCAGCAACCACACGACCGGTTTTCCTTGTTTGCAATATGTGAATGTTATAAACCATTCAGTTCCCTTTCCTGAATGATGGAGGGCGACTCCCCCCCCCCATCATTTTTTCTTCGCCGCACAATCGAATCCCACGTTGGTTACGACCACATCGCGGCTCATTGCAAAGCCATGCCAGAGGAACGTCCCTCAAGGGCAGCCATGCAACAGCCATTGTATAAATGAGCGCATTTCACTCGCGATCGTCCTTGATAACAAATTGATAACGATATGCACAATGAAAATAAGTTCACATAAACGCAACGCAACACATCAAATATGACAGTTTCATATGCCAATTACACACTTTGCATAACATATTTCAACAAAGAATGGAGACGTACAAGCGAACTCATCTGATGCCACCACTCATCGCCTATAAAGCTGGCGTGTCGCGCCACAATAACATCACAGCCGATAAAACGACACCCCGAAGTTGAGACTCATTCAACAATGCGGCCAGCTTAGACACACAACCAACGCTTCGCTTCATAGCACCGAACATTGATTCCAGCACAGTCACGACCATCTTCTTTGAAGGCAATCGTGTTTACGCCCCGGGTTCTAAATAGAAGTGCAACACCTTGTCTAGGGTTGGAAGTGTTCGAAGTTTCTAACTTAAGAAGGTGTTGCACTCATGGGTCAACAGTATTCGCACCTGTCGTCCGAGGAGAGGATCCTGATCGAGAAGCTGCATTGCGAACAGCATCTGAGCGTCCGGAAGATCGCGGAGGAAATCGGTCGGGACAAGTCCACGGTGTCACGCGAGCTGAGGCGCGGCCTGTGGTTCGCGTCCAACGAGAACGGGTCGTACCGTCCCTACCGGCCGAAACGGCTGAAGACCGGGCCGTGGACCTCGGGTCCGTTCTATTCGGCGCTGGCCGCGCAGAGGAAGGCGGACCTGCGCCGGCGCGGATCCCGCAAGCCGCGTCGCATGGACTCGGACCGGCTTCGCGCCTGGGTGCTGGACTCGCTGCGCAGGGGGTGGAGCCCGGAACTGATCGAGGGACGGTTGAAGGCCCAGTACGCCGGCGACCCGTCGATGCGGATCAGCCACGAGTGCCTCTGCCAGTGGATCTACGCCAAGCCGCAGCGGGCGCTGGACCTGCGCCAGTACCTGGCGCGCGGCAGGAAACGCCGGACGAGGAAAAAGGGCAGGAAGGCGAAAGGGCCGCGCATCCCGATGCGCGTGCCCATCGCGGACCGGCCCGAGGCGGTCGGATCCAGGAAGGGGTTCGGCCATTTCGAGTCGGACACGGTGGTCGGCGCCGCGCCGTCGAGGCGCTGCATGAACACGCAGGTGGAGCGCAGGAGCCGCAGGCTGTTCGCCCGGCTCGTCGACGACAAGAGCGCGTCCGCCACGGCCAGGGCCGAATACGAGATCTTCAAGGACATCCCGCCGGCCGCGCGCGTCGACCGCACGTGGGACAACGGCACGGAGGCGAGCCTGCACATGCTGGTGGACGAGGCGCTGGGCATGCTCACGTACTTCGCCGACCCGTACAGTTCCTGGCAGCGTGGCAGCAACGAGAACAGGAACGGCAGGATCCGCCGCTATCTGCCCAAAGGAACCGGGTTCGAGGACTTGGCCCAGGAGGACCTCGACGCGATCGTCGGGGAGATCAACGACACCCCCATGAAGCTCCTCGGCTACAAAACGCCCAACGAGGTATGGGACGAGGAGATCGCCAAGCTACAATCGAAGGCAGCCAGCCCGAACACAAGCGTTGCGCTTACAAATTGAATCCGGGGGCCTCATGAGCCGAGGGTGTAAGGGATAAGGTGTAAAGGGTAAGGGTTTAAAGGCGTAAGGGTGTAAGGGGACACTCACTCCTGCCGGTACAGCCGCGAATACAATCCGCCGGCCTGCAGCAGTTCGTCATGCGTACCGGATTCGACGATCTGCCCATGATCCATGACATGGATGCGGTCGAAATCCCGAATCGATGCGAGTCTGTGCGCCACGACGATGCACGCATTGTCGGAGTCGAGCAACGCCGTCATGACATGTCGCTCGGTATCGTTGTCCAGAGCACTGGTGGGTTCGTCCATAAGTAGGAAGTCCGGTCTTCCGACGACCGGATCCATCATCCCCTCGTTGATGCCGGCAACCTCGCACGCCCTGACGATGTCGTCATCCGTCAGCCACGGACGGTGCAGCGTGATATTGTCGCGCAAGGTTTCGTTGAACACCGTGGATTCCTGATGCACATACGCCAGCCTGTCGGCCTTCCATCGGCTGTCCGCGTCGTAAATCCGGCATCCGCCGTCGTTGATGGTCACCGTGCCACAGACGGGTTCGATGAGTCCGGCGAGCAGTTTCAGCAGCGTGCTTTTGCCCGAGCCAGTGGGGCCGACGATGGCGATCTTGTCGCCTTCACCGGCGGGAATCATCTCGCAAATCTTGCGCATATAGGTGGCGAACGCCATGATCTGGCTGATGACGCCGACGATGCCGGAGAAGGTTTCGATGAAGGCGCGTTGCACGTCAGCCTGCGCGACGGTCGCACGCTCGACCAGCGTCCTGTTGCGCAGGGAATAAATGACGGATACGACGAGCACCGCCGCGCACACCGTCAGGGTCAGCATCGTCAATGGCGCTGAATAGGCGATCATCATGATCAGGTAGACCACGAGGAACACCATCGACACGACCGTCGACGGCAGACTGCCGGTCACGATCTGTTCGACGACCATGACCAGGTTCGCGCGGTAGATCAGGTCACCACTGGAACGGTTCACGAAGAACGGGAACTCCCGATCGAGCACGCCGGTCATGTATCGGCGGGACAGGTATCGTCCGAATCGCACCTGCACGCGGGTGAGCATCATGGTGTTCAACGCGCCGACCGCCATCGCCGTGAACGCCGGGCGCGCTGCCTTCCACGCGGCCACGGGAGGCGTCGCAGGCGTGGCGGCGGGAGGACGTCGCGTTTCCCGATTCCCGGACGGGTTCCCATCTCCGAGCGTCCGCCGGAGGCCGGCGACCGCAGCGGTTTCGGCCATTGGGAGGCCGACGGCGTGATCGGCGCCGGATGCGACCTGCACACTGAGGTCGAGAGGAAGACCAGGTTCCTCATGGCCGGGATCGTGCCCGGCAGGACCGCCGGGGAAAGCGTCGGGGTGCGGCTGGCGATGTTCTCGCCGCTGCCGGCCGGCGCGCGCGTCAGCGTCACGCACGACAACGGCGCCGGGTTCGCCCGCCACACGCGCCTGCGCGACGGGCTGGGCATGGACACGTACTTCGCCGACCCGTACTCCAGCCGGCGGCGGGGAAGCAACGAGAACCGGAACGGCATGATCCGCCGGTATCTGCCCAAACGCAGCGAGATCCGGATGGGCATGGCCGGGGAACTGCGGGAGATTGTCGACGAGGCCGACAACCGTCCCATGCGCGTGCTGGACTACCGGACGCCCGCCGAGGCATTCGCCGACGAACTGCTAGAATTGCAGGACCAACAGGGGGTGTTGCACCTCTAAATAGACATCGGGCACACGGTTTGCGCGGTGGTGAGCAGTGAGCGGTGAGTATTGAGCGACGTACGGCGACTCACGTGCGCTCACACAGTGGTGAGTAATCCGCCAAACAACACCACGAGCAGGGCGATGGTTTCAATCACGAAGTACAGAATGAAACTCGCCCAGCTTTTGGTCAGTACGTTCAGCGGCGAGGTCTTCCGGATAATCACCAGCAGACCAACAAACACCAGGGCGTATACGGCGATGCCGATCGCCGCCCCCATAATGCCCAGATTCGCGGCATTTGCCAGACCGGCCTGCTTGCCGTAGACCACGTACGTGGAATACCAGAAGTTGAGATTGAGCATGCTGAGTCCCGCGATGAACTGCTCACAGGCCAGCCCGAGCACGAACACGATCAGCCATGGCCAGGACGGCGAGACGACCACCGCCATCGCCAATCCGACGTACGTGATCACCACGGCCACCCAACCGACCAGTGCGATACCTTGCGGAGACACTCCCCCGAGCACGGCCACAATGGAGTCAGTATTATTCACCGCCAGCGAGCGACCGAACCAGTATGGCGCGATGATGGCGCACAGTACGGCAAGAATAATCAACGCCCAACGCAACGGATGGGAGCGACGGCGCTCGATATCAGCCAAAGACAAATCGGTCTCGGGTATGGAAGCCTCGGGGTGCCTGGAAACCTCGACGGTCTCTACTTTGCCGCCTACGATTTCCGTCGCCTCGTTAGGTTCTTGCTCGTTGGATTCCTGCTC
This DNA window, taken from Bifidobacterium longum subsp. longum JCM 1217, encodes the following:
- a CDS encoding IS30 family transposase, which encodes MGQQYSHLSSEERILIEKLHCEQHLSVRKIAEEIGRDKSTVSRELRRGLWFASNENGSYRPYRPKRLKTGPWTSGPFYSALAAQRKADLRRRGSRKPRRMDSDRLRAWVLDSLRRGWSPELIEGRLKAQYAGDPSMRISHECLCQWIYAKPQRALDLRQYLARGRKRRTRKKGRKAKGPRIPMRVPIADRPEAVGSRKGFGHFESDTVVGAAPSRRCMNTQVERRSRRLFARLVDDKSASATARAEYEIFKDIPPAARVDRTWDNGTEASLHMLVDEALGMLTYFADPYSSWQRGSNENRNGRIRRYLPKGTGFEDLAQEDLDAIVGEINDTPMKLLGYKTPNEVWDEEIAKLQSKAASPNTSVALTN
- a CDS encoding ATP-binding cassette domain-containing protein, translated to MAAWKAARPAFTAMAVGALNTMMLTRVQVRFGRYLSRRYMTGVLDREFPFFVNRSSGDLIYRANLVMVVEQIVTGSLPSTVVSMVFLVVYLIMMIAYSAPLTMLTLTVCAAVLVVSVIYSLRNRTLVERATVAQADVQRAFIETFSGIVGVISQIMAFATYMRKICEMIPAGEGDKIAIVGPTGSGKSTLLKLLAGLIEPVCGTVTINDGGCRIYDADSRWKADRLAYVHQESTVFNETLRDNITLHRPWLTDDDIVRACEVAGINEGMMDPVVGRPDFLLMDEPTSALDNDTERHVMTALLDSDNACIVVAHRLASIRDFDRIHVMDHGQIVESGTHDELLQAGGLYSRLYRQE